The Carbonactinospora thermoautotrophica genome window below encodes:
- a CDS encoding FAD-binding oxidoreductase: MRWAGWGDPAHAVELPDAVTALLEQALGVRRPQRAPARPGDIELPPPALSPRILDALTAAVGADHVHTDRDARLRHTRGRSTPDLLKLRADDATDAPDAVVLPGGHEEVLAVLRACTEHRVAVVPFGGGTSVVGGLAPRRTGFAGVVALDLRRLDRLVAVDPESRTATLEPGLRAPRAEELLGAHGLTLGHYPQSYEYASIGGFAATRSSGQASAGYGRFDSLVVGLRVATPRGTLDLGRAPASAAGPDLRQLFLGSEGALGVITAVTVRVRPAPTRREYEGWRFASFAEGLAALRRLAQDGPLPTVLRLSDEAETAAGLARPTELGELGQADGCLMITGYEGPVTARRAEAAAVLRDLGGEPLGTEPGEDWARGRFHAPYLRDALLDAGALVETLETATYWSALPKLYEAVRGTLTRTLTEQGTPPLVLCHVSHVYPAGASLYFTVVAAQAADPVEQWWRAKAAASDAIVAAGGTITHHHAVGTDHRAWLAAEIGDLGVEVLRAVKASLDPAGVLNPGVLIP, translated from the coding sequence ATGCGGTGGGCCGGCTGGGGTGACCCGGCCCACGCGGTCGAACTGCCCGACGCGGTGACCGCCCTGCTCGAACAGGCCCTCGGCGTACGGCGCCCGCAGCGCGCCCCGGCTCGGCCCGGCGACATCGAGCTCCCCCCGCCCGCCCTGTCGCCGCGGATCCTGGACGCGCTCACCGCCGCCGTGGGCGCCGACCACGTCCACACCGACCGGGACGCGCGCCTGCGGCACACCCGTGGCCGGTCCACCCCCGACCTGCTCAAGCTGCGTGCCGACGACGCGACCGACGCGCCCGACGCCGTGGTGCTCCCCGGCGGCCACGAGGAGGTCCTGGCGGTGCTGCGCGCCTGCACCGAGCACCGGGTCGCGGTCGTGCCGTTCGGCGGCGGCACCTCCGTGGTCGGCGGCCTGGCCCCCCGCCGTACCGGCTTCGCCGGCGTGGTCGCGCTCGACCTGCGCCGGCTCGACCGGCTGGTGGCCGTCGATCCTGAGTCGCGCACCGCGACCCTGGAACCCGGCCTGCGCGCCCCGCGGGCGGAGGAGCTGCTGGGCGCGCACGGCCTCACCCTCGGCCATTACCCGCAGTCGTACGAGTACGCCAGCATCGGCGGTTTCGCGGCCACCCGGTCCAGCGGCCAGGCGTCCGCCGGCTACGGCCGGTTCGACAGCCTCGTGGTGGGCCTGCGCGTCGCCACCCCGCGCGGCACCCTGGATCTGGGCCGGGCTCCCGCTTCCGCCGCCGGTCCGGACCTGCGCCAGCTCTTCCTCGGCTCCGAAGGCGCGTTGGGCGTGATCACCGCCGTGACCGTGCGGGTCCGGCCCGCGCCGACGCGGCGCGAGTACGAGGGGTGGCGGTTCGCCTCCTTCGCCGAGGGCCTGGCCGCGCTGCGCCGGCTCGCCCAGGACGGCCCGCTGCCGACCGTGCTGCGGCTGTCCGATGAGGCCGAGACCGCCGCCGGCCTGGCCCGCCCCACCGAGCTGGGCGAGCTCGGCCAGGCCGACGGCTGCCTGATGATCACCGGGTACGAGGGCCCGGTCACGGCCCGGCGCGCCGAGGCCGCGGCCGTGCTCCGCGACCTGGGCGGGGAACCGCTCGGCACCGAACCCGGCGAGGACTGGGCGCGCGGCCGGTTCCACGCCCCCTACCTGCGCGACGCGCTGCTGGATGCCGGCGCCCTGGTGGAGACCCTGGAGACCGCCACGTACTGGTCGGCGCTGCCGAAGCTGTACGAGGCGGTGCGCGGCACCCTGACCCGCACGCTTACCGAGCAGGGCACGCCCCCGCTGGTGCTCTGCCACGTGTCGCACGTGTATCCGGCGGGCGCGTCGTTGTACTTCACGGTCGTCGCCGCGCAGGCCGCCGACCCGGTCGAGCAGTGGTGGCGCGCCAAGGCCGCGGCCAGCGACGCGATCGTGGCGGCGGGCGGCACGATCACCCACCACCACGCCGTCGGCACCGACCACCGCGCCTGGCTGGCCGCCGAGATCGGCGACCTCGGCGTGGAGGTGCTGCGCGCGGTCAAGGCCAGCCTCGACCCCGCCGGGGTGCTCAACCCCGGCGTGCTCATCCCCTGA